In the genome of Carassius carassius chromosome 47, fCarCar2.1, whole genome shotgun sequence, one region contains:
- the LOC132130574 gene encoding small ribosomal subunit protein RACK1-like, which translates to MTEQMTVRGTLKGHNGWVTQIATTPQFPDMILSASRDKTVIMWKLTRDETNYGIPQRALRGHSHFVSDVVISSDGQFALSGSWDGTLRLWDLTTGTTTRRFVGHTKDVLSVAFSADNRQIVSGSRDKTIKLWNTLGVCKYTIQDESHTEWVSCVRFSPNSSNPIIVSCGWDKMVKVWNLANCKLKTNHIGHTGFLNTVTVSPDGSLCASGGKDGQAMLWDLNEGKHLYTLDSGDVINALCFSPNRYWLCAATGPSIKIWDLEGKIIVDELRQEVITTNSKAEPPQCTSLAWSADGQTLFAGYTDNLIRVWQVTIGTR; encoded by the exons ATGACCGAACAGATGACCGTGAGAGGGACCCTGAAGGGCCACAACGGCTGGGTGACCCAGATCGCCACGACCCCGCAATTTCCGGACATGATTCTGTCCGCGTCCAGAG ATAAGACTGTCATCATGTGGAAACTCACCCGAGACGAGACTAACTATGGTATTCCTCAGCGAGCCCTGCGTGGACACTCACACTTCGTGAGCGATGTGGTCATCTCATCAGATGGTCAGTTTGCTCTGTCGGGCTCCTGGGACGGTACTCTGCGTCTGTGGGACCTCACCAC AGGAACCACGACCCGCCGGTTTGTGGGACATACCAAAGACGTGCTGAGCGTCGCCTTCTCCGCCGATAACCGGCAGATCGTGTCCGGCTCTCGGGACAAAACCATCAAGCTGTGGAACACGCTGGGCGTCTGCAAGTACACCATTCAG GACGAGAGTCACACTGAGTGGGTTTCCTGCGTGCGTTTCTCTCCCAACAGCAGTAACCCCATCATCGTCTCCTGCGGCTGGGACAAGATGGTCAAG GTGTGGAATCTGGCTAACTGTAAGCTAAAGACCAATCACATCGGACACACCGGGTTCCTGAACACCGTCACCGTTTCCCCAGATGGGTCTCTCTGTGCCTCCGGAGGAAAG GATGGACAGGCCATGCTCTGGGATCTGAATGAAGGCAAGCATCTGTACACGCTGGACAGTGGAGACGTGATCAACGCGCTCTGCTTCAGTCCCAACAGATACTGGCTGTGTGCCGCCACAGGACCGAGCATCAAGATCTGG GATCTAGAGGGAAAGATCATCGTTGATGAGCTCAGACAGGAAGTCATCACCACTAACAGCAAGGCTGAGCCGCCCCAGTGCACGTCTCTGGCCTGGTCTGCTGACGGACAG ACTCTCTTTGCTGGATACACAGACAACCTGATCAGAGTTTGGCAGGTGACCATCGGAACCCGATAA
- the LOC132131005 gene encoding heterogeneous nuclear ribonucleoprotein A/B-like isoform X1: MADAEHQLMETSENGNEEDFNGAEEENGASEGGQINASKGEEDAGKMFVGGLSWDTSKKDLKDYFSKFGEVTDCTIKMDSNTGRSRGFGFILFKEAESVDKVLEQKEHRLDGRQIDPKRAMAIKKEPAKKIFVGGLNPETTEEKVREYFGAFGEIETIELPMDPKTSKRRGFVFITFKDESAVKKILEKKYHNVCGSKVTNGKEDLCEIKIAQPKEIYQQQQYGARGGFGGRGRGRGGPGQNWNQGYNSYGNQGYGGPQGYGGYGGYGGYGGYGSYDYSSPYYGYGGGYDYSQGDGSYGKTPRRGGHQSYKPY; the protein is encoded by the exons ATGGCCGACGCAGAGCATCAGTTAATGGAGACCTCGGAGAACGGGAACGAGGAAGATTTTAACGGAGCGGAGGAGGAGAACGGAGCGTCTGAGGGAGGACAGATCAACGCCAGCAAGGGCGAGGAGGACGCGGG TAAAATGTTTGTTGGAGGACTCAGCTGGGACACCAGTAAGAAAGACCTGAAGGACTACTTCTCCAAGTTCGGAGAGGTGACCGACTGCACAATAAAGATGGATTCAAACACCGGCCGCTCACGAGGGTTTGGGTTCATCTTGTTCAAAGAAGCAGAAAGTGTGGACAAG GTGCTAGAGCAAAAGGAGCACAGGCTAGACGGTCGACAGATTGATCCCAAGAGAGCCATGGCCATTAAGAAAGAGCCAGCCAAGAAGATCTTTGTCGGTGGCCTTAACCCCGAAACCACAGAAGAGAAGGTCCGTGAATACTTCGGGGCCTTCGGAGAG ATTGAAACTATTGAACTTCCAATGGATCCAAAGACGAGCAAAAGGAGAGGCTTCGTCTTCATCACATTCAAGGACGAATCTGCTGTCAAAAAGATCCTGGAGAAGAAATACCATAATGTCTGTGGAAGCAAGGTAACGAACGGGAAGGAAGACCTT TGTGAGATCAAAATCGCCCAGCCCAAGGAAATCTACCAGCAGCAGCAGTACGGCGCTCGCGGAGGCTTCGGAGGTCGTGGCAGGGGTCGTGGGG GCCCAGGCCAGAACTGGAACCAGGGCTATAACAGCTATGGGAACCAAGGCTACGGTGGCCCGCAGGGCTATGGTGGTTATGGTGGCTATGGAGGTTATGGTGGCTATGGCAGCTATGACTATTCCTCTCCATATTATGGATATGGTGGTGGTTATGACTACA GCCAGGGCGATGGGAGCTATGGGAAAACACCTAGACGTGGAGGCCACCAGAGCTACAAGCCATACTGA
- the LOC132131005 gene encoding heterogeneous nuclear ribonucleoprotein A/B-like isoform X2: MADAEHQLMETSENGNEEDFNGAEEENGASEGGQINASKGEEDAGKMFVGGLSWDTSKKDLKDYFSKFGEVTDCTIKMDSNTGRSRGFGFILFKEAESVDKVLEQKEHRLDGRQIDPKRAMAIKKEPAKKIFVGGLNPETTEEKVREYFGAFGEIETIELPMDPKTSKRRGFVFITFKDESAVKKILEKKYHNVCGSKCEIKIAQPKEIYQQQQYGARGGFGGRGRGRGGPGQNWNQGYNSYGNQGYGGPQGYGGYGGYGGYGGYGSYDYSSPYYGYGGGYDYSQGDGSYGKTPRRGGHQSYKPY, translated from the exons ATGGCCGACGCAGAGCATCAGTTAATGGAGACCTCGGAGAACGGGAACGAGGAAGATTTTAACGGAGCGGAGGAGGAGAACGGAGCGTCTGAGGGAGGACAGATCAACGCCAGCAAGGGCGAGGAGGACGCGGG TAAAATGTTTGTTGGAGGACTCAGCTGGGACACCAGTAAGAAAGACCTGAAGGACTACTTCTCCAAGTTCGGAGAGGTGACCGACTGCACAATAAAGATGGATTCAAACACCGGCCGCTCACGAGGGTTTGGGTTCATCTTGTTCAAAGAAGCAGAAAGTGTGGACAAG GTGCTAGAGCAAAAGGAGCACAGGCTAGACGGTCGACAGATTGATCCCAAGAGAGCCATGGCCATTAAGAAAGAGCCAGCCAAGAAGATCTTTGTCGGTGGCCTTAACCCCGAAACCACAGAAGAGAAGGTCCGTGAATACTTCGGGGCCTTCGGAGAG ATTGAAACTATTGAACTTCCAATGGATCCAAAGACGAGCAAAAGGAGAGGCTTCGTCTTCATCACATTCAAGGACGAATCTGCTGTCAAAAAGATCCTGGAGAAGAAATACCATAATGTCTGTGGAAGCAAG TGTGAGATCAAAATCGCCCAGCCCAAGGAAATCTACCAGCAGCAGCAGTACGGCGCTCGCGGAGGCTTCGGAGGTCGTGGCAGGGGTCGTGGGG GCCCAGGCCAGAACTGGAACCAGGGCTATAACAGCTATGGGAACCAAGGCTACGGTGGCCCGCAGGGCTATGGTGGTTATGGTGGCTATGGAGGTTATGGTGGCTATGGCAGCTATGACTATTCCTCTCCATATTATGGATATGGTGGTGGTTATGACTACA GCCAGGGCGATGGGAGCTATGGGAAAACACCTAGACGTGGAGGCCACCAGAGCTACAAGCCATACTGA
- the LOC132130335 gene encoding zinc finger and BTB domain-containing protein 7C-like, which produces MAHTDEDLIGIPFPNHSNDVLCSLNEQRRDGLLCDVILVVQDQEYRTHRSVLAACSQYFKKLFTVATGSSQDSNQHAIYELDFVAPESLTAILEFAYTSTLTITASNVKEILSAARLLEIPCIINVCLEIMDTGGGGGDGPPEGEEFEGEDDEDEDEEDEEEMEEEVNSKDGEFEDNNSEKSTQGAENQEEPKVWEDGRTDSPPCSSQQGAPMTDRDGQETQRHKSDNPEAQKPRGPEGLEGRALKDFSIESLLQEGLYPKVPGRERGTRFSPLLPGFYPPIWAAEFPGYPQILEPQDPSHRFPNASLENGPLDLAVKKEIIKEELKDEPSNPVLHRDFLNDFMSSGLGITSDPALGTIKEGADLRSYLSFLSASHLGTLFPPWQLEEERKMKPKASQQCPICNKVIQGAGKLPRHMRTHTGEKPYMCTICEVRFTRQDKLKIHMRKHTGERPYICLHCNSKFVHNYDLKNHLRIHTGVRPYQCEHCYKSFTRSDHLHRHIKRQSCRVSRPRRGRKPSTWRSTNFLFSPDPNALQADRTMRLPATGGAPLLAKEQPTGGKTLEDVKGDSRETDRKLISEDANRKRGVFAFTVAREDILPHPAFYSVTSDPWAVRLERAPPIPEAAK; this is translated from the exons ATGGCACACACAGACGAGGACCTGATCGGAATCCCCTTCCCGAACCACAGTAATGACGTCCTGTGCAGTCTTAATGAGCAGCGGCGGGACGGGCTGCTTTGTGACGTCATCCTAGTGGTCCAGGACCAGGAGTATCGCACCCATCGCTCCGTCCTGGCCGCCTGCAGCCAGTACTTCAAAAAGCTCTTCACGGTGGCCACCGGCTCCAGCCAGGACTCCAACCAACACGCCATCTACGAGCTGGACTTCGTGGCTCCGGAATCGCTGACGGCCATTCTAGAGTTCGCATACACATCGACGCTGACGATAACTGCATCCAACGTCAAGGAGATCCTGAGCGCCGCCAGGCTCCTGGAAATTCCCTGCATTATAAACGTGTGTCTGGAAATCATGGACacgggaggaggtggaggagacgGACCCCCGGAAGGAGAGGAGTTTGAAGGGGAGGACGATGAGGATGAGGACGAAGAAGACGAGGAGGAAATGGAAGAAGAGGTCAACTCCAAAGATGGAGAATTTGAGGACAACAATAGCGAGAAATccactcaaggggctgaaaaccAAGAGGAACCGAAAGTTTGGGAGGACGGGAGGACAGACAGCCCACCATGCAGCTCCCAACAAGGGGCGCCGATGACAGACCGGGATGGCCAAGAAACCCAAAGACACAAATCGGACAATCCGGAAGCCCAGAAACCCAGAGGTCCGGAGGGATTGGAGGGACGGGCACTGAAAGACTTCTCGATAGAGTCCTTACTTCAAGAGGGACTCTATCCGAAAGTGCCAGGTCGAGAAAGAGGCACCAGATTCTCGCCCCTTCTCCCAGGCTTCTATCCTCCCATATGGGCAGCAGAATTCCCAGGCTACCCTCAGATTCTGGAGCCACAGGATCCTTCCCACCGTTTTCCCAATGCTTCGTTGGAAAACGGCCCTTTGGACCTTGCAGTCAAGAAAGAAATCATCAAAGAAGAGCTGAAGGATGAGCCTTCAAACCCTGTCCTCCACAGAGACTTCCTCAACGACTTCATGAGTTCAGGGTTGGGAATAACTTCCGACCCCGCTCTCGGAACGATCAAAGAGGGAGCGGACCTGAGGTCCTACCTGAGTTTTCTTTCCGCTTCTCATCTCGGGACGCTGTTTCCTCCGTGGCAgctggaggaggagaggaagatGAAGCCCAAGGCGTCACAGCAGTGCCCCATCTGCAACAAGGTGATTCAGGGAGCGGGAAAGCTGCCACGGCACATGAGAAcacacaccggagagaagccctACATGTGCACCATCTGCGAGGTCCGCTTCACCAG gcAAGACAAATTGAAGATTCACATGCGCAAGCACACCGGCGAGAGGCCATACATCTGCCTGCACTGCAACTCTAAGTTCGTTCACAACTACGACCTGAAGAACCACTTGCGCATCCACACCGGCGTGCGGCCGTATCAATGTGAGCACTGCTACAAGAGCTTCACACGCTCCGACCACCTTCACAGGCACATCAAGCGTCAGAGCTGCCGCGTCTCACGCCCACGACGAGGACGAAAACCCTCCACCTGGAGGTCTACCaacttcctcttctctccagATCCCAACGCCCTCCAGGCAGACAGGACCATGCGGCTCCCAGCCACCGGTGGCGCCCCCTTGCTGGCGAAAGAGCAGCCTACGGGAGGAAAAACGCTGGAGGATGTCAAAGGTGACAGCCGGGAGACGGACAGAAAGCTCATCTCAGAGGATGCGAACAGGAAACGGGGCGTGTTTGCTTTCACTGTGGCGAGGGAGGACATTCTGCCACACCCGGCCTTCTAttcagtgacctctgacccctgggCCGTGAGACTGGAACGAGCTCCGCCCATTCCCGAGGCCGCAAAGTGA